The Stomoxys calcitrans chromosome 3, idStoCalc2.1, whole genome shotgun sequence genome includes a region encoding these proteins:
- the LOC106091506 gene encoding ATP synthase mitochondrial F1 complex assembly factor 2, with amino-acid sequence MNSLYRLVPRVWLSAGKFNQWQIKRCYAQPVKRFYKQTSVLYNDGKYEVTLDQRKLKTPKGAPFTVKSEPLAIAVATEFDCQKEHIERSKMHLSALCFTAIDNPNNHTKIDMVNYLLNYIPTDTVLFQYDDEKDLHELQRNEWDPIIEWFNERYDTKLKKTMDITPPNVSGEDKMKISKYLLSHGEEVLHGFVFAVDTLKSVILAFAAIDQRISVDKAVTLARLEEEYQLKFWGRVEWAHDLSQQELQARLAASVLFVHLNRSEYFKKEKIII; translated from the exons ATGAATAGTTTATACAGATTAGTACCCAGAGTGTGGCTCAGTGCGGGGAAATTCAATCAATGGCAAATAAAACGCTGTTATG CCCAACCAGTCAAGCGTTTCTATAAACAAACCTCAGTATTGTACAATGATGGCAAATACGAGGTAACGCTGGACCAGCGCAAACTAAAAACTCCTAAGGGTGCCCCATTCACCGTGAAGAGCGAGCCCTTGGCCATAGCGGTGGCTACTGAATTCGATTGCCAAAAGGAACATATAGAACGCTCCAAAATGCATTTGTCTGCCCTATGCTTTACGGCCATCGATAATCCCAATAATCATACAAAAATCGATATGGTTAACTATTTGCTGAATTACATACCCACGGACACGGTGCTCTTCCAATACGATGATGAAAAGGATTTGCATGAATTGCAGCGTAACGAGTGGGATCCGATTATAGAGTGGTTCAACGAGCGTTATgacacaaaacttaaaaaaaccaTGGACATAACACCGCCCAATGTTTCGGGTGAGGATAAAATGAAAATCTCCAAATATTTGCTATCGCATGGCGAAGAGGTTTTACATG GTTTTGTTTTTGCCGTTGACACCTTGAAGTCGGTCATCTTGGCCTTTGCCGCCATAGATCAACGCATTAGTGTTGACAAGGCGGTGACATTAGCCCGCCTCGAAGAAGAATATCAATTGAAATTCTGGGGTCGTGTCGAATGGGCCCATGATCTGAGTCAACAGGAACTACAGGCCCGCTTGGCGGCCTCAGTTCTATTTGTACATCTGAATCGTTCAGAGtattttaaaaaggaaaaaattataatttaa
- the LOC106091505 gene encoding transcription elongation factor S-II codes for MSVEEEVFKIQKKMGKITTDDGTGQEQALDLLKALQALNINLEILTKTRIGMTVNELRKSSKDDEVIALAKTLIKSWKRFLAPPSAGSKESSKSSSKSSSSSSKDKEKSSSSSSSSKDKKDDKKSSSSSAAKDERKTTQTSFPASSGLNDAVRLKCREMLCNALKVGEIPEGCPEPEEMASELEDAIYNEFKNTDMKYKNRIRSRVANLRDPKNPTLRSNYMCGAITAQQLAKMTPEEMASDEMKKVREKFVKEAINDAQLATVQGTKTDLLKCGKCKKRNCTYNQLQTRSSDEPMTTFVMCNECGNRWKFC; via the exons ATGAGTGTCGAGGAAGAAGTTttcaaaatacaaaagaaaatgggCAAAATCACAACAGATGATGGCACA GGACAAGAGCAAGCTTTGGATTTATTAAAGGCATTGCAGGCTTTGAacataaatttggaaattttgacgaaaaccCGCATTGGCATGACTGTCAATGAGCTGAGAAAGAGTAGCAAAGACGACGAGGTTATAGCCCTGGCCAAAACTCTTATCAAGAGCTGGAAGCGATTCTTGGCTCCACCTTCGGCGGGGAGCAAGGAATCGAGCAAGTCCTCTAGCAAATCATCGAGCTCTTCCAGCAAAGACAAGGAAAAGTCTTCGTCATCTTCATCCTCGTCAAAGGATAAAAAGGACGATAAGAAATCTTCCTCCTCATCAGCGGCCAAAGATGAACGCAAAACAACACAGACTTCTTTCCCGGCCTCGTCTGGCTTAAACGATGCCGTACGTCTGAAGTGCCGCGAGATGCTGTGCAATGCTCTGAAAGTTGGAGAGATTCCTGAGGGATGTCCCGAACCCGAGGAAATGGCTTCGGAGTTGGAAGATGCCATATACAATGAGTTCAAAAACACCGATATGAAGTACAAAAATCGCATACGTTCGCGTGTGGCCAACCTTAGAGATCCCAAAAATCCCACTCTACGCAGCAATTACATGTGCGGAGCCATTACCGCCCAGCAATTGGCCAAAATGACGCCAGAAGAAATGGCCAGTGATGAAATGAAAAAGGTTCGTGAGAAATTCGTCAAAGAAGCCATCAACGATGCCCAACTGGCCACTGTGCAAGGTACCAAAACAGATCTACTCAAATGCGGCAAATGCAAGAAACGCAATTGCACCTACAATCAACTGCAGACGCGTTCCTCTGATGAACCTATGACCACTTTTGTGATGTGCAACGAGTGCGGCAATCGCTGGAAGTTCTGCTGA